The window CTCGCGACCCACGACATGGCGGCCGTGACGACGCTCGCCGGCGCCGTGGTCGTCATCGACCAAGGCCGGGTGGTGGAAACCGGGCGCACCTCGCGCATCTTCTCGCGGCCCGAGCACAGGGTGACGCGCCGGTTCGCCGCCGCCGCGCCCGGCGCCGCTCTCCCGCCGTTCCTGCGCGGCAAGCTCAAGACCTCTCCCTCGCCGCAGGGCAAGGCCCTGCTCCGCCTCGGCTTCGAAGGCCCCGCCGCGACGCGCCCCGTCCTTACCCACGTCGCGCGCGAGCTCGGCTTCGACCTCGGCATCGTCGCGGGCTCGATGGGGGCGCTGAGCGGGGATCCCTTCGGCGTGCTGATCGTGGCGGCTCCGTCCGACGAGCCTTACTTCACGGCGGCCGTGGAGCGGCTCGAGGACAACGGGCTGGCGGTCGAGACGCTCGGCTTCGTCAACTGACGCCGCTTCAAGCGACCCGTCCCGCCCCGCCGAAGAACCGCCAGGTGCCGCGGCCCGCCTTCTTCGCCGCGTAGAGCGCGCGGTCGGCGCGGACCACGAGGTCGTCGTCCACCTGCGCCCCGACGCCCGCGACCGCCACGCCGATCGAGACGCTCGGCGTCACCTCGAAGCCGCCGCCGAAGACGGTCTCCGCGAGCACGGCGCAGAGGCGCTCCGCCAGCGAGTCGAACTCCGCCGCCGTCTGGCCGGACGCGATGACCGCGAACTCGTCGCCGCCAAGGCGCGCGACGAGGTCGTCCGCGCGGGCGGCGGTGCGCAGGCGGATCGCCGTCTCCTGCAGCAGCGCGTCGCCGGCGGCGTGGCCGAAGGTGTCGTTCACCTGCTTGAAGTGATCGAGGTCGATCAGCACCACTGCGATGCGGCCGCCCATGCGGTCAAGCCGCGCGGCGGCGCGCAGGAGGCCGCGTTCGAACACGCCGCGGTTCGCGAGGCCGGTGAGAGGGTCGTGGGTCGCGAGATGCTCGAGCGCCTGCTCGAGGTTCTTGCGCTCCGAAATGTCCGTGAGGGTGCCGACCGCGCGCACCGCATGTCCCTCAGCGTCGCGCTCGACGATCTTGCCGCGATCGAGCACCCAGACCCAGTCGCCGTTCTTGTGGCGGCACCGCATCTCAGCCTCGTAGAACGCGGTCTCGCCCTCCGCATGGGCGTCGAACGCGGCCCGCGCCTTCGCCAGATCGTCGGGGTGGACCAGCGCGTCCCAGGCGCTCGAGCCGTTGAACTCCTCCGGCTCATAGCCGAACATCCGGCACGCCCTGGGGCTGAAAAACCCCTCGGCGGTCGGCACGTGCCAATCCCACAGACCGTCGTTCGCGCCTTCGAGCGCGAAGGACAGGCGCTGCGCGTCCCGATCCAGCGCCGCGAGCTCGCGCCGGCGCTCCGACATGATGACGGCGACCAGCAGGGCGGGGACGGTGGTGAGCGCCAGCATGGCCTGAAGCGGTAGAAGGACGGAGGAGCGGTTCAGGTCCGTGACGTCGGGCCAGAAGTCGAAGAACGCCGCGCCAGTGACGCAGATCGCGAAAACGGACGCGGTGAGCGCGGTGGCGAACACGCCGAAGCGCAGCGCGAACCACAGCAGCACGGTCGCGCTGAGTTCGATCAGCGCCAGGGTGCCCGTAATCGGCACGAGCACGCCGGCGACGGCGAGCGCGAGACACGCCGCGCCGAGCTCCAGCCTGCGCAGCCGCCGACGTCGCGCATCCGTTCGCCGGGTATCCCACCCCCCGAGCCGGGCGGCGAGCCGCTCGCGCCGGATGCGCCAGAACAGGAAAGGCGGCACAAGCAGGATGAAGTTCACCGCCTCCACCAGCCACCAGGCTATTGTGGCGTGGAAGGGATCCGCGACCGTCTGGACCGAGGCCGTCGCGACGCCGCCGATCAACGCGCCGGGAATCGGCGCCGCGGCGGCGACGAAGAACAGGCGCACCACCTTGCGCACCGTCGAGGGCGCCCCTGTCCCGACCTTCGTCCAAGACAGGCCGAGGCATGTCGCCAGCACGGTCGACGCGTTCGCGACGCCGAGGACGGCGGAGAGGATCAGCTCGCCGTCGAGCGCGTAATGGGCCGCCGCGTTGGCGAGACCGATCGCGGCGATCTCCGGCCACGGGCGGGGGCGGCCCCAGACGATGAGCATGCCGATGGCGATCGCCGTCGCGGGCCACACCACGACGACGCCCATCTGGCGTCCGAACACCAACGTGGCGTAGGCGAGACCGCCGTAGACGCATATCAGCGCCACGATATCGATCCCGCGTTTAGCCCCGGATCCCCTCATGGGCCAAGCGACCTTCTGCGACAAACCTGCGGCAGGATAGCCTGAACGCGCTTAGGATTGGTTGATCGATCACTTCAAACAGCGAACGAACCGAACATGCCTCGTTCATAGAGTGTGGAACAGCGGTCTTGCGACCGACGCGTCCACCGAGCGCTGCGCTCCCCTCCGGTTCGCGTCGCATCCTGGTTTGCCGCAAGCAAAGGCCCGCCGCGGCGATCATCGCCCGCGCGAGCGGCGGCGCGGCGAGCAGCGTCGCCGGCGTCACGAGACGGGCGAGCCGCCGCAGCACGCCCGTCTCGCCCCGGGTCACCCCCGATTGACGTCGAAGGCGGAGAAGGCCTGCTGCGTCGGCATGACCTGCAGCCGGTTGATGTTGACGTGGCGCGGCAGCGTCGTCGTCCAGAAGATCGTCTCGGCGACGTCGTCCGCGGTCATGCCCTCCATCCCGGCGTAGACGTTCGACGCCTTGTCGGCGTCGCCCTTGAACCGGGTGAGCGAGAACTCGGTCTCCACCATGCCGGGCTCGATGTTGGTGACGCGCACCTTCTTGCCCTGCACGTCGGAGCGCAGCGCGAGCGCGAACTGCTTCACGAAGGCCTTGGTGCCGGCGTAGACGTTGCCGCCCGGATAGGGGTAGTCGCCCGCGACCGAGCCGATGGTGACGATGTGGCCGCCGCCGCGCGCGATCAAGCCCGGCAACGCGGCCCGCACGGTGTTCACGAAGCCGGTGACGTTGGTGTCGATCATCGTGTGCCAGTCCGCGATGTCCGCGGTCTGCGCCGGGCCGAGGCCAAGCGCGAGGCCGGCGTTGGCGATCACCACGTTGACGTTCTTGAACGCGTCCGGAAGGCCTTCGAGCAATGCTTCGGTCGCCGGCAGATCGCGGACGTCGAGGGCCGCGACGTGCAGCGCGTCGCCGAGCTCCGCCTTGAGCGCGTCGAGCCGCTCGACGCGCCGCCCCGTGGCCACCACCTTGGCGCCCTCCGCCACGTAACGGCGCGCCAGCGCCTCGCCGAAGCCGGAGGTCGCCCCGGTGACGAGCACGACGAGGGTCTTGGGGTCGATCATGGCGTAGGACATCGGCGGGCGTCTCCAGACAGCGGCCGGCCGCGCGCCTGCGCCGCCGGTTCGGAACCGATCGCCGAGATAGCGCAACGGACGCCCAGCGCCAACGTCGCGGCGCGCGAGGCGCGCCCGCGCGATTTCTGCTGACGCCTGAGGTCATCGGGCGTAGCCTTCGATCCAAAGGGAGTTCGCGGCGCGTTCGTGACTTCTGATTACTGTCACGTTCGTCTTGCTCTGACGCAGCGGCTCCCGACACAACGTCAGGGAGGTTACGAACATGACCGGAGCCATCCGGAATCCCCTGCAATGGGGCGTCGACGGACTGGGCGAAAGCGTCGAGGCCTTCGGGGCCGCCAACCACAGCCTGCGACGACCCGCGACGGAGTACGAGACCACGCGGCCGCGCGTGCGCCGGATCGGCCTCGGCGATCTCGGGATCGCGCTCCGCCTTGGGCTCGACGACTTCCTCGCGGCGCGCACCGACGTGCTTTTCATCGGGCTGATCTACCCGCTCGCGGGCCTGATGCTCTGGGCGATGACGCTGCACGAGAACATGATCCCGCTGCTGTTCCCGCTGACCGCGGGCTTCGCGCTGATGGGGCCGTTCCTCGCGCTCGGGCTCTACGAGCTCAGCCGGCGCCGCGAGGCGGGCGAGATCGCCACATGGGAAGCGGCGATGGGCGCCTTCGCGACGCCCTCGGGCGGCGCGATCCTCAGGCTCGGGCTGATCCTCACCGCGCTGTTCGCGGCCTGGCTGCTGACGGCGATGGCGATCTACGCCAGCGTCTACGGGTGGGAGACGCCGACCTCGCTCCGCGCCTTCGCGGAAGACGTGCTCGGCACCCGCCGCGGCGGGGAGCTCATCCTCTACGGCTGCGGCGCCGGCTTCCTGTTCGCGCTCGCGGCGCTGTCCATCAGCGTGATCTCGTTCCCGCTGCTGCTCGATCGCAAGCTCCGCGTCCGCACCGCGGTCGCCGCCTCGGTGCGCGCGGTGGCGAAGAACCCGGTTCCCATGCTCGCCTGGGGCGCGCTGGTGGCGGCTCTGCTCGTGCTCGGGTCGTTGCCGCTGCTGATGGGGCTGATCCTGGTGCTCCCGATCCTCGGACACTCGACCTGGCACCTCTACCGCCGGGTCATCGTCTGATGGGGCCTGAACGGACGAAGGCCGCGCGTCCAGCGGGACGCGCGGCCTTCAAAGAGAAAGCTCCAGAAGCTCAGCGTTTAGCGGGAGGCTGTCGCGGCGCCAGCCGTCACGCGCCAGACCTTGTTTCCGACATCGTCGGACACGAGAAGAGCGCCCGTCTTGTCGAAGGCGACGCCGACCGGCCGGCCCCAGGCGGTGCCGTCCGTCATGAACTCGGTCAGCACGTCTTTGGGTTCGCCGGCCGGGTTGCCGCCCGAGAACGGCACGAAGATCACCTTGTACCCGGACGGCGGGTTCCGGTTCCACGACCCGTGCTGGCCGACGAAGGCGCCGTTGCGGAAGGCCTCCGGCAACGCGGTTCCTTCGGCGAAGGTCAGGCCGAGCGAGGCGGTGTGCGGCCCGAGCGCGTAGTCCGGCTTGATCGCCTTGGCGACCAGCGCCGGCTGCTGCGGCTGCACCCGCTCGTCCACGTGCTGGCCGTACCAGCTGTAGGGCCAGCCGTAGAAGCCGCCGTCCTGCACTGAGGTCATGTAGTCCGGCACGAGATCGGAGCCGATCTCGTCGCGCTCGTTGACGGCGGTCCAGAGACGTCCGTCCTCCGGGTTCCAGGCGAGCCCGTTGGGGTTGCGCAGGCCGGAGGCGAACAGACGCGAGGTTTTGGCCGCGGGATCGACCTCGAGGATCGCCGCGCGGTTGGTTTCGTGCTCCATGCCGTTTTCGGCGACGTTGGAGTTGGAGCCGACCGTCACATAAAGCTTCGCGCCGTCCTTGGAGGCGATGACGTTCTTGGTCCAATGATGGTTGATTGGGCCGCCCGGCAGGTCCACGACCTTCTCCGGCTTGGCCGTGATCTCGGTCGCGCCGTTGGCGTACTGCACCGCCACCAGCGCGTCGGCGTTCGCCACGTAGAGCCGGTCGCCGATCAGCGCCATGCCGAAGGGCGACATCAGGTCCTTCATGAAGACCGTCTTCACCTCGGCCTTGCCGTCGCCGTCCGCGTCGCGCAGCAGCATGATCTTGTTGGGGCTCTCGACGCCTGCGCCGGCCTGGTTCTTGACGAGGCCGGCGACCGCGTCCTTCGCCCGCGCGAACAGGCTCTTCTGTCCAGCGCTCTCGTCCTTGGGCGGCGCGTTCGACTCCGCGACGAGAATGTCGCCGTTCGGCAGCTTGTAGAGCCAGCGCGGGTGATCGAGCCCGTCGGCGAAGGCGGTCACGGTGAAGCCCGGCGCGGCCTTCGGCGTCTTGCCCTCGGGCCACCCCTTGGCGTCCGCCACCTTCACGGTCGGAATCCAGCTCTGCTTCGGCTGGGAGAGCACCGGATTGGGCCCGTAGGTCTTCTCCAGTGGAACCGACGCCTCCTCCCCGCAGGCCGCAAGCGACAGGCACGCGGCGGACAGCAGAAGGGCTTTGGAATGGGGAAGCATGACAGGGGCCTTTCACGGCGCGCGACGGCGTATCCCCGACGCGACGCAAGGGAAACTCAAGGCGAGAACGTGGGCAGTCGGCTGAGGTTCCGCGCACGCACGACGCCGTGATGATCGCCCGTCGCCGCACGCGCGCGCTTCGTTAATGCAAGGCCTCTAATATGCGGCCGATCTCACGCCAGCACCTCTTTCGACCCTATGTTTCCGACGCCCGACTTCAACACGCTCCGCCTTTGCAGTCTGGTCGCGAGCATCGCCTACGCCGGCGTGTTTCTCTCGCTCTGGCGGGGCCGCTCCAGCGAAAGCCACCTGCTCCGCCGGCGACGCGGTGCTGGCGACCTTCGCCGCGGCGGTGATGGCGCTGTGCGTCGCCGGCCGGGGCGCGACGCTGGTCCGGCTCGGCGGCGACGAGTTCATGGCGGTGCTGCCGCGGGCGACCCAACTGCGCGCTCAGCGGTTCGCTGAGCAGGTGCTGGCCGCGGCGACGGCCGGCGCGCCCGGCCTGCCGGCCTGGACGGTGAGCGTCGGCGTCAGCGCGGTCGAAATCCACGAAACCGATCTCGCGCCGGCGATGGCCCGCGCCGACCTCGCGCTCTACCGGGCGAAAGCTCGCGGCCGCAACTGCATGGCGGCCTGACGCCCAAGCCTCACGCCGCGGCGCGGGAGAGCCCGCCAGCCTCCGCGATAGCCATTCGTTAGATGCTGGCCGTTTCTGACTGTCCTATTGCCGACTGAGCTTCAATATTCCCCTCTAACGCCTCGTCATCTACACCAACTCGGGGCGATTTTATTTTGATGGGAATTCCAAATTTTGCTTTAAACGCCTCACGAAATTTTGCATCCCTCCGAGCTTCGCGGAATACAGGCCAATTTTCGTAGTCAACGGGCGCATCCTCAGATCCACGACCATGCGTCTCCATCAAAGAGATCAAGTCGGGTATCCTACCTTCAATTGCACAAACGCATATCTTGAAATCTGTACTTACGGCCGTCCAATCAAACCGACTCAACACTTCCTTTGATTTGTCGAATTCTTTTATCATTTTATATGAATTCGCAAGATTTATCGCCATCATTCGCTTTGTTCTCTCAGAAATAACTCCGCGTATATTTAACCCGTATTCAAGTATATCTATTGCTTGATTATATTTTTTATCGACCACCAATTTATAGGAATGAATATTTAATGATTCATTTGGACATACACCACAATCTAAATCTAGCTTTCTCCATACCAAATGAGCCAGTTTGAAATAAAAATCGTACAATACATGAACGGATCTTCGGTAGTATCCCGAATCCACACTCAACTTCGTTCCTGCAGTTACCCCCGCAGCGAAACCGAATTTCTTTCCAAGAGCTACATACGAGCCAGACACCACACCTGACGTATGTGTAAAAAGGTTACGGCGGGCGCATATCTCCATAAATTCCGGCCAAAGAGGATAATTCTTAATAATTTCAGCATTAAGAGCTTTCTCAAACCATTGTACCTGAGAATCGTGGCCATCCCGCATTAATCTTTCTACTTCTTCGCTTAGGATTTTTTCTTTAAGTTCGTCAAGATTAGAGTGAGTAAGGATATCAGAAAGCGCTACCGTTTTTTCCTTGCCGAAAATGTATGACGATTTGTTTATACAAACAACTTTTGCCAGTCGAGCAATATAATCGTCAAGTGTAGCAATCATTCCGATGATCGCTATTTTTGGGAGTTCTCTACGAGACCTTCCCCACGCGACTATTTCTTCACTACGCTTAATAAGTTCGACTATATGAACATCATCAATTTCAAAAATTTCGAAATCACCGCCAAGCTCTCGCGAATGTGATTTCTCTGTTACAAATTTAACGAGCTTCTCCGTAACTATCTCTCGTCCTATTTTTGCGTTGAAGTAGAATAATAATTCAAGTGGGCCCTGATAAACCTCCATATCGGTGTCAAAATTTCTTAATATGGATTCAATATTTACTTCGTCTGAAATTTTATCGGGCAAGGACGCCGCCAAACTCTTTTCGGCACGTGTCTCTGACAGTTGATCTCGCTCTAGGGCCATCATGTGACCAGATATTTTGCCATCTTTCTTTTCAAAACGAACAAACATGGGCTACCTTGTGAGATTGATAATATATCAACCGCAAGCGTAGCATCCTCAAGAAGAGGTTGTCGTTATAATTTTCTTGCGGCCTCGGCTGATCGTCGCTTTCGGCTACGCCGCGGCGCGGGAGAGCCCGCCGGCTTCCGCGATGAAGCGCAGCACGCGGTCGAGCCCCTGCCCCGTCTTCATGTTGGCGAACACGAAGGGCTTGCCCCGCCGCTGGGCGGTCGCGTCGCGGTCCATCACCTCGAGGCTGGCGCCGACCATGGGCGCGAGGTCGATCTTGTTGATCACCAGCAGGTCGGAGCGCGTCACGCCCGGGCCGCCCTTGCGCGGGATCTTGTCGCCGGCCGAGACGTCGATGACGTAGATCGTCAGGTCGGCGAGCTCCGGCGAGAACGTCGCCGCGAGGTTGTCGCCGCCGCTTTCGATCAGAATCAGCTCCAGCCCCGGAAACCGCGCCACGAGGTCGTCGACGGCGGCGAGGTTGATCGAGGCGTCCTCCCGGATCGCGGTGTGCGGGCAGCCGCCGGTCTCGACGCCGAGGATGCGCTCGGGCGCGAGCGCGCCCGAGCGGGTGAGGAACTCGGCGTCCTCCTTGGTGTAGATGTCGTTGGTGATCGCCGCGAGGTTCACCCGGTCGCGCAAGCTCTTGCAGAGCGCGTCCATCAGCGCGGTCTTGCCGGAGCCGACCGGGCCGCCGACGCCGACGCGCAGCGGGCCGTGGGGGGATGCGGTCATGTGCGGAACAGCCTCGTGCGTTGGGTTTCGTGGCGCATGGACGCGATGTCGGAGCGGAACGCCGCGCCCGAGACATCGTCGAGCGGGGTGCGCGCCGCACGGCCGGCGGCGGCAAGCACCGCCGGCTCCAGCGCCGCGAGCGCCCGGAGTCCGTCGGTCTGGCCGAGCGGCACCAGCCGCACCGCGGCGGAGATCAGGTTCGCGACGCCCGCGTGCAGGAAGGCCGCAAGCGCGGGATCGCGCGGCAGGCCGTGACCGGCGCTCGCAAGCGCCACCGCGACGGAATAGGCGACCGGACCGTCCCAGCCCTGGGCGAGATCGAGCGCTGAGGTCGGCGCCGAGGCGCGGATCGCGGTGAGGAACGCGGTCCCTTGCGCGAAGCTCTCGAGCCGCCGTTCGCGCGACGGCTGGAACGCCGCCGCAAGCTCGGCCACGGCGGCGAGCCCCGCGGCGTCGCCTTCGGCGACCGCGTCATGGGCGCGGGCGAAGAACACGGCGTCGGACCCGAGCCCGCCGTGCGCGAGCAGCGCGTCGAGCCAGTCGACAAGCGCCGCGCGCGTCGTGACGTCGCCGATCTCGACCGCCCACTCCAGCCCGTGGCTGTAGGAGAAGGCGCCGATCGGGAAGGCCGGCGACAGCCAGGTGAGCAGCTTCAGGAGGCCGGCGTCGGCCCCAGGAAGGCGGATGTCGGCGTGCGCGCCGTCACCTCTCCCCGGCGGGGAGAGGTCGGCCCGCAGGGCCGGGTGAGGGGGAGCCTCGTCCGTCCGTGGGCTTGAAGCCCCCTCACCCGCAAGGCCTGCGCCTTGCGACCTCTCCCCGCCGGGGAGAGGTGAAGCGGAGCCCTCTGCGGGGTCGTCGAGCCGCGCGGCGTGTTCCGACCTCGGCATCTAACCGTGGCCGTGGGCGTGGTAGGCGCCGCGTTCCGGGGTGAAGGGACGCGTGACCTCCGTCACCGTGGCGCCGAGCCCGCGCGCCATGTCGGCCAGCACGTGGTCCGGCTCGATGTAGATCGCGTCCTCGCGGATCTCCGCCGGCGTGTGGCGGTTGCCGACGTGCCAGGCGAGCCGCGCAAGGCGGAGCGGCGACGCGGCGGTGATCGCGAGCAGCGGCTGGGCCGCGGCCCTCACCAGCACGAGCCGTCCGTCCTCCAGCGTGAGCGCGTCGCCGTCTTCCAGGGCGGCGGGTTTTTCGAGGTCGAGCAGCACGTCGAGCCCGCCCTCGCAGGCGAGCGCGATGCGGCGGCGCTGGCGACCCTCATGATCGAGCGTCACGACGTCCACGGTCCGCTCGGGGCGCACGGCGGCGCGGCGGAGAACGGAGACGGCGCGGATCATGGGGAGTCTCGACCAGAAAGCGGGATGCGGGAGGGCGCGACTATGGCGGAGCGGGAGCCGGCCTGTCCACGGCGCAGAGCGCGCGGATGGGAGGCGAACGCCGCCTACAATTTAGGCGTCTGCTGTGGGTCGGGCTGTCCGCCCCCGTCCCGGCCCTGACCCGGGACACAGAACCTCGGTCGCCCCGGAGCCGGGGCCGAAGCTTTTCGCGCCGTCGAAGTCGTTGCGTTTCCGGGCCCGACCGACGGCGCGGAGACGGGGGAACGCGTTTGCGCTTGCCCATGGCACGCGCCTTGCTGCAGGTTGCCCGTGCAGTGCGTCTAGGGTTCCGGCCGTCCGATCAGGGCGGCGCTGGTCCGAGAGACGCACTCTCCGCTGAGCATGCGGGGAGACACGGCGGGGCAAAATCCCGGGAGGTCACTGCACGGGTTCGTCGCCGCGAACCGACCTCCATTGCTTTCGTGCGCGGCGGACTCCGAGGACACCACGGCCCACACGGCCGACCGAGGAGCGTTCCGCATGCTACGCAGGCTCATCGCCGCTCTCGCCCTCTCCGCGACCGTCTTCGCGCCTTCCGCCGAAGCGGCGCCGAAGAAATCCTTCGAGATCGCCTGGACCATCTATGTCGGCTGGATGCCGTGGCCCTACGCGGCCGACAGCGGCATCGTGAAGAAGTGGGCGGACAAGTACGGCCTCGACATCAAGGTCACGCAGATCAACGACTACGTGGAGTCGATCAACCAGTACACCGCCGGCAAGTTCGACGGCGTCACGCTGACCAACATGGACGCGCTGACGATCCCGGCCGCCGGCGGCGTCGACACCACCGCGGTGATCGTCGGCGACTTCTCCAACGGCAATGACGGCATCGTTTCGAAATCGGCGAAGTCGGTCGCGGACCTGAAGGGCGAGAGCATCAATCTCGTCGAGCTTTCGGTCTCGCACTACCTGCTCGCCCGGGCGCTCGAGGGCGCGGGTCTGTCGGAAAAGGACGTCAAGGTCGTCAACACCTCCGACGCCGACATGGTGGCAGCCTTTAAGGCGCCGGACGTGAAGACGGTCGTTACCTGGAATCCGCTGCTGGCCGAAGTGAAGGCCGAGCCGAACGTGACCCCGCTGTTCGACAGCGCGAAGATCCCCGGCGAGATCATCGACGTGCTCGCCGTCAACACCGAGACGCTCAAGGACAACCCGGACTTCGGCAAGGCGCTGGCCGGCATCTGGTACGAG is drawn from Methylopila sp. 73B and contains these coding sequences:
- a CDS encoding diguanylate cyclase, producing MALICVYGGLAYATLVFGRQMGVVVVWPATAIAIGMLIVWGRPRPWPEIAAIGLANAAAHYALDGELILSAVLGVANASTVLATCLGLSWTKVGTGAPSTVRKVVRLFFVAAAAPIPGALIGGVATASVQTVADPFHATIAWWLVEAVNFILLVPPFLFWRIRRERLAARLGGWDTRRTDARRRRLRRLELGAACLALAVAGVLVPITGTLALIELSATVLLWFALRFGVFATALTASVFAICVTGAAFFDFWPDVTDLNRSSVLLPLQAMLALTTVPALLVAVIMSERRRELAALDRDAQRLSFALEGANDGLWDWHVPTAEGFFSPRACRMFGYEPEEFNGSSAWDALVHPDDLAKARAAFDAHAEGETAFYEAEMRCRHKNGDWVWVLDRGKIVERDAEGHAVRAVGTLTDISERKNLEQALEHLATHDPLTGLANRGVFERGLLRAAARLDRMGGRIAVVLIDLDHFKQVNDTFGHAAGDALLQETAIRLRTAARADDLVARLGGDEFAVIASGQTAAEFDSLAERLCAVLAETVFGGGFEVTPSVSIGVAVAGVGAQVDDDLVVRADRALYAAKKAGRGTWRFFGGAGRVA
- a CDS encoding SDR family NAD(P)-dependent oxidoreductase codes for the protein MSYAMIDPKTLVVLVTGATSGFGEALARRYVAEGAKVVATGRRVERLDALKAELGDALHVAALDVRDLPATEALLEGLPDAFKNVNVVIANAGLALGLGPAQTADIADWHTMIDTNVTGFVNTVRAALPGLIARGGGHIVTIGSVAGDYPYPGGNVYAGTKAFVKQFALALRSDVQGKKVRVTNIEPGMVETEFSLTRFKGDADKASNVYAGMEGMTADDVAETIFWTTTLPRHVNINRLQVMPTQQAFSAFDVNRG
- a CDS encoding DUF2189 domain-containing protein; this encodes MTGAIRNPLQWGVDGLGESVEAFGAANHSLRRPATEYETTRPRVRRIGLGDLGIALRLGLDDFLAARTDVLFIGLIYPLAGLMLWAMTLHENMIPLLFPLTAGFALMGPFLALGLYELSRRREAGEIATWEAAMGAFATPSGGAILRLGLILTALFAAWLLTAMAIYASVYGWETPTSLRAFAEDVLGTRRGGELILYGCGAGFLFALAALSISVISFPLLLDRKLRVRTAVAASVRAVAKNPVPMLAWGALVAALLVLGSLPLLMGLILVLPILGHSTWHLYRRVIV
- a CDS encoding sorbosone dehydrogenase family protein; the protein is MLPHSKALLLSAACLSLAACGEEASVPLEKTYGPNPVLSQPKQSWIPTVKVADAKGWPEGKTPKAAPGFTVTAFADGLDHPRWLYKLPNGDILVAESNAPPKDESAGQKSLFARAKDAVAGLVKNQAGAGVESPNKIMLLRDADGDGKAEVKTVFMKDLMSPFGMALIGDRLYVANADALVAVQYANGATEITAKPEKVVDLPGGPINHHWTKNVIASKDGAKLYVTVGSNSNVAENGMEHETNRAAILEVDPAAKTSRLFASGLRNPNGLAWNPEDGRLWTAVNERDEIGSDLVPDYMTSVQDGGFYGWPYSWYGQHVDERVQPQQPALVAKAIKPDYALGPHTASLGLTFAEGTALPEAFRNGAFVGQHGSWNRNPPSGYKVIFVPFSGGNPAGEPKDVLTEFMTDGTAWGRPVGVAFDKTGALLVSDDVGNKVWRVTAGAATASR
- the ureG gene encoding urease accessory protein UreG, with product MTASPHGPLRVGVGGPVGSGKTALMDALCKSLRDRVNLAAITNDIYTKEDAEFLTRSGALAPERILGVETGGCPHTAIREDASINLAAVDDLVARFPGLELILIESGGDNLAATFSPELADLTIYVIDVSAGDKIPRKGGPGVTRSDLLVINKIDLAPMVGASLEVMDRDATAQRRGKPFVFANMKTGQGLDRVLRFIAEAGGLSRAAA
- a CDS encoding urease accessory protein UreF, producing MPRSEHAARLDDPAEGSASPLPGGERSQGAGLAGEGASSPRTDEAPPHPALRADLSPPGRGDGAHADIRLPGADAGLLKLLTWLSPAFPIGAFSYSHGLEWAVEIGDVTTRAALVDWLDALLAHGGLGSDAVFFARAHDAVAEGDAAGLAAVAELAAAFQPSRERRLESFAQGTAFLTAIRASAPTSALDLAQGWDGPVAYSVAVALASAGHGLPRDPALAAFLHAGVANLISAAVRLVPLGQTDGLRALAALEPAVLAAAGRAARTPLDDVSGAAFRSDIASMRHETQRTRLFRT
- a CDS encoding urease accessory protein UreE → MIRAVSVLRRAAVRPERTVDVVTLDHEGRQRRRIALACEGGLDVLLDLEKPAALEDGDALTLEDGRLVLVRAAAQPLLAITAASPLRLARLAWHVGNRHTPAEIREDAIYIEPDHVLADMARGLGATVTEVTRPFTPERGAYHAHGHG
- a CDS encoding putative urea ABC transporter substrate-binding protein, which codes for MLRRLIAALALSATVFAPSAEAAPKKSFEIAWTIYVGWMPWPYAADSGIVKKWADKYGLDIKVTQINDYVESINQYTAGKFDGVTLTNMDALTIPAAGGVDTTAVIVGDFSNGNDGIVSKSAKSVADLKGESINLVELSVSHYLLARALEGAGLSEKDVKVVNTSDADMVAAFKAPDVKTVVTWNPLLAEVKAEPNVTPLFDSAKIPGEIIDVLAVNTETLKDNPDFGKALAGIWYETLALVTDPGEKGKEARAAMGKQSGTDLAGFDSQLEATKLFAKPAEAVAFVESADIVKTMDLVRTFSFDHGLLGEGAKSKDAVGIGFAGGKTLGDAGNVKLRFDPTFMKMAADGKL